In Microbacterium pumilum, the following proteins share a genomic window:
- a CDS encoding FAD-dependent monooxygenase has translation MSVPEEFDTDVLIVGLGPMGATTALALATYGIKVHAISRQNWLADTPRAHITNLRAAEVLRSLGIEEEIKQQATPWEWMGDTLFTTSLMGPEIARMRTWGTGDDRSGDYLRASPSSMVDIPQTLVEPILVNAAARRGAVISFNTEYRSSVQDADGVTVTLANRLTGVVYTQRVRYLVGADGAKSRVMQDAGLSVEGELARAGTVYAQFKGELGQYVAHRPSILNWIVNTDAAVGEIGLGLLRAVSPWDEWIAGWGFDITKGDPDLTHETAIARIRAYVGDPDFEPEIVSVGPWYVNEAYAPTYSAGRIFCGGDATHRHPPSSGLGSNTCIQDAFNLAWKLAYVIDGVAAPALLDSYTDERAPVGRQIVERANQSRRDYAPIREALAADQTGGASGLEKLREPTPAGARARRALEKAIELKNQEFNAQGTEMNQRYTSAAVIPDEDAVEEVWLRDRGLYVQPTTRPGAKIPHAWLVGKDGRRVSTLDIVGEGALTLITGLTGGAWAAAAARLDHPRLRVIVIGEPGVEDLYFEWQRSREVEEDGAVLVRPDGVVAWRSFVGATDADEASTKLEDVLAHVLGARVLAPTN, from the coding sequence ATGTCCGTTCCTGAAGAATTCGACACAGACGTCCTCATCGTCGGCCTGGGCCCGATGGGAGCTACCACTGCGCTGGCGCTCGCAACGTACGGCATCAAGGTGCACGCGATCTCTCGGCAGAACTGGTTGGCCGACACCCCCCGCGCGCACATCACGAATCTTCGCGCGGCGGAGGTGCTACGCAGCCTCGGGATCGAAGAGGAGATCAAGCAGCAGGCGACTCCTTGGGAGTGGATGGGCGACACGCTCTTCACCACCAGCCTCATGGGTCCCGAGATCGCCCGCATGCGGACCTGGGGCACAGGGGACGACCGATCGGGTGACTACCTTCGTGCCAGCCCGTCGAGCATGGTCGACATACCCCAGACCCTGGTCGAACCGATCCTGGTAAACGCTGCCGCGCGACGCGGTGCCGTGATCTCGTTCAATACTGAATACCGGTCAAGCGTGCAAGACGCCGATGGTGTCACCGTCACGCTCGCCAATCGGCTCACCGGTGTGGTGTACACGCAGCGCGTCAGGTACCTCGTCGGTGCCGACGGAGCCAAGTCTCGCGTCATGCAGGATGCCGGGCTGAGCGTGGAGGGTGAACTGGCCCGCGCCGGTACCGTTTACGCCCAGTTCAAGGGTGAACTCGGGCAGTACGTGGCACACCGTCCCAGCATCCTCAACTGGATCGTCAACACAGACGCTGCGGTAGGTGAGATCGGCCTCGGCCTGCTCCGCGCGGTCTCCCCGTGGGACGAGTGGATCGCCGGCTGGGGATTCGACATCACCAAGGGAGACCCCGACCTGACCCACGAAACCGCGATCGCTCGTATCCGCGCGTACGTCGGCGACCCGGACTTCGAGCCCGAGATCGTCTCCGTCGGGCCCTGGTACGTCAACGAGGCATACGCGCCGACATACTCGGCAGGTCGCATCTTCTGTGGTGGCGACGCGACTCACCGGCATCCGCCCTCGAGCGGACTCGGTTCGAACACATGCATCCAGGACGCCTTCAATCTGGCGTGGAAGCTCGCGTACGTCATCGACGGCGTTGCGGCACCCGCGCTGCTGGACAGCTACACCGATGAGCGCGCGCCGGTCGGGCGACAGATCGTCGAACGAGCCAATCAGTCACGACGTGACTATGCTCCGATCCGCGAAGCACTCGCCGCCGACCAAACAGGTGGAGCAAGCGGCCTGGAAAAACTGCGTGAACCCACCCCCGCCGGTGCGCGCGCACGGAGGGCGCTCGAGAAGGCGATCGAACTCAAGAACCAGGAGTTCAACGCGCAGGGGACAGAGATGAACCAGCGCTACACGTCCGCAGCGGTGATCCCGGACGAAGACGCCGTCGAGGAGGTCTGGCTGCGCGATCGGGGCCTCTACGTGCAACCGACGACTCGACCTGGCGCCAAGATTCCCCACGCATGGTTGGTGGGTAAGGATGGCCGCCGCGTCTCGACGCTCGACATCGTAGGAGAGGGTGCGCTGACGCTGATCACGGGCCTCACGGGTGGAGCATGGGCCGCCGCCGCAGCACGGCTCGATCATCCACGGTTGCGCGTCATAGTGATCGGGGAGCCTGGCGTCGAAGACCTGTATTTCGAGTGGCAGCGCAGTCGAGAGGTCGAAGAGGACGGTGCCGTCCTGGTGCGTCCGGATGGCGTTGTCGCATGGCGATCCTTCGTCGGCGCGACAGATGCCGATGAGGCCTCCACCAAGCTCGAAGACGTTCTCGCGCATGTGCTGGGCGCACGTGTGCTCGCCCCGACAAATTGA
- a CDS encoding MFS transporter: MVTETRKTSPIKVATASFIGTGIEYYDFFIYGTAAALVFPRVFFPEATPLMGTLLAFATFGVGFFARPIGGVVFGHFGDRVGRKRMLVLSLIGMGTATFLMGLLPGYALIGLWAPILLILLRLLQGFCVGGEWGGAVLMAVEHAPAGRRGFFGAFPQMGAPGGVALATLAFLIVAQLPDDQFLIWGWRIPFLLSAALVAVGLVIRLTIGESPEFEKVRQLQERVRVPAVVAFRTHSKQIFLVAGIYLSQGVFAYICMSYFVQYGTAVVGLDRTGVLLSVFAAGVVATILYAVFGAVSDVWGRKTTYTVGAVAMAVTIGPALLLINTGQIWLFAVALIGVFGLAMAPAGGATGALFSLLFSPEVRYSGASIGYTISQILGSAFAPLIAAALYGAFQSTIPLFIYLLAVSLISITSLVLVGGPWGRREAQRQNAAASSSTVELTYAR, from the coding sequence ATGGTGACGGAAACCCGCAAGACCTCTCCCATTAAGGTCGCTACGGCGAGCTTCATCGGAACAGGCATCGAGTATTACGACTTCTTCATCTACGGCACTGCCGCGGCTCTGGTGTTCCCGAGGGTCTTCTTCCCCGAAGCCACACCGCTGATGGGTACGCTGCTGGCCTTCGCGACCTTCGGCGTCGGATTCTTCGCTCGACCCATCGGTGGTGTGGTGTTCGGCCATTTCGGTGACCGCGTGGGACGCAAGCGCATGCTTGTACTGTCGCTCATCGGAATGGGCACCGCGACCTTCCTCATGGGGCTGCTTCCGGGCTACGCGCTCATCGGCTTGTGGGCGCCAATCCTGCTGATCCTCCTCCGCCTGCTGCAGGGCTTTTGCGTCGGCGGGGAGTGGGGCGGCGCCGTTCTCATGGCGGTCGAGCATGCTCCTGCGGGCCGCCGGGGCTTCTTCGGCGCGTTCCCACAGATGGGCGCGCCCGGCGGCGTGGCGCTGGCCACGCTGGCCTTCTTGATCGTCGCCCAGCTCCCCGACGATCAGTTCCTCATCTGGGGCTGGCGGATCCCGTTCCTGCTCAGCGCGGCGCTGGTCGCCGTCGGACTGGTGATCCGTCTCACCATCGGTGAGAGCCCAGAATTCGAAAAGGTACGCCAACTCCAGGAACGAGTACGCGTACCTGCAGTCGTCGCTTTCCGGACGCACTCCAAGCAGATCTTCCTTGTGGCCGGCATCTACCTCAGCCAGGGTGTGTTCGCCTACATCTGCATGTCCTACTTCGTTCAGTATGGGACCGCAGTCGTGGGCCTGGACAGGACCGGGGTGCTGCTGTCGGTATTTGCTGCGGGAGTGGTCGCGACCATCCTCTATGCCGTCTTTGGCGCAGTGTCTGACGTGTGGGGCCGCAAGACGACCTACACGGTCGGCGCGGTCGCGATGGCGGTCACGATCGGGCCTGCGCTCCTGCTGATCAACACTGGGCAGATCTGGCTGTTCGCCGTCGCCCTGATTGGAGTGTTCGGACTCGCGATGGCTCCGGCGGGCGGCGCCACCGGCGCGCTGTTCTCATTGCTGTTCAGCCCAGAGGTCCGGTACTCCGGCGCCTCGATCGGTTACACCATCTCGCAGATCCTCGGATCCGCGTTCGCTCCACTCATCGCCGCCGCGCTGTACGGAGCGTTCCAAAGCACCATTCCGCTGTTCATCTATCTCCTAGCCGTATCGCTGATCTCGATCACCTCGCTGGTGCTCGTCGGCGGGCCATGGGGACGTCGAGAAGCTCAGCGTCAGAATGCCGCCGCATCGAGTTCGACGGTCGAACTGACCTACGCGCGGTGA
- a CDS encoding 3-carboxyethylcatechol 2,3-dioxygenase, whose product MAVATLTMSHSPLLDFVDPPQDVTDDVEGAFAHARAFAEEFAPDLVISFAPDHYNGFFYDIMPSFAVGLEAESIGDFGTHAGRLSVESITAASLAQYVLNKDVDLTVSLDMQVDHGAVQPLEIVFGGIDRVPVIPIFINSVAPPFGPVRRVRRLGAAIGSFVKEHLSDRRVLLVGSGGLSHEPPVPQIATADAALRASLLGGGRNLSPEGRAAREERVITAAHAFAAGTSTLKPLAPEWDRAFLDLITDGRLEDLDAWTPDEMTEVAGNSSHEVRTWIAAYSALAEFGPYSVDYAFYRPIPEYIAGFGVTTAVLA is encoded by the coding sequence ATGGCTGTCGCAACGCTCACCATGTCTCACAGTCCGCTGCTGGATTTCGTCGATCCCCCTCAGGACGTCACAGACGACGTCGAGGGCGCGTTCGCGCACGCTCGGGCGTTCGCCGAGGAGTTCGCTCCTGATCTCGTGATCAGCTTCGCGCCGGACCATTACAACGGCTTCTTCTACGACATCATGCCCAGTTTTGCCGTGGGCCTCGAGGCGGAATCGATCGGCGACTTCGGTACGCACGCCGGACGGCTGAGCGTCGAGTCGATCACCGCCGCTTCGCTGGCCCAGTATGTGCTGAACAAAGATGTCGATCTCACAGTCTCCCTGGACATGCAGGTTGATCACGGTGCTGTGCAGCCTCTCGAAATCGTGTTCGGTGGTATCGACCGCGTGCCCGTCATCCCGATCTTCATCAACTCGGTGGCACCGCCGTTCGGCCCCGTCCGACGCGTGCGCCGACTTGGTGCGGCGATTGGATCGTTCGTCAAAGAGCACCTCAGCGACCGCCGCGTACTCCTGGTGGGCTCCGGTGGGCTGTCCCACGAGCCCCCCGTCCCCCAGATCGCCACCGCTGATGCGGCACTCCGCGCATCTCTCCTCGGTGGCGGACGGAATCTCAGTCCTGAGGGACGAGCAGCGCGAGAGGAGCGCGTCATCACGGCTGCCCACGCATTCGCTGCGGGGACGAGCACCCTGAAGCCGCTGGCTCCCGAGTGGGACCGTGCCTTCCTGGATCTGATCACCGATGGTCGCCTCGAAGACCTTGATGCGTGGACACCCGATGAGATGACGGAAGTTGCCGGCAACTCATCTCACGAAGTCCGTACCTGGATCGCCGCGTATTCGGCACTAGCCGAGTTCGGGCCGTATTCGGTGGACTACGCGTTCTACCGTCCGATCCCCGAGTACATCGCGGGATTTGGCGTCACAACGGCCGTTTTGGCGTAG
- a CDS encoding GntR family transcriptional regulator: MSLVQSRNTGRMANSIYETLRERLVSGGYAQGSRISVEALRTELSVSKQPVMEALRLLSADGLVDIIPQVGCVTSVYPVREIADFYDMFAGFEGAIAAAAAERRVDAQLYELEEISIRIGTLRSHPDPDVRARQYRVLNRDFHAKIHEMSGSRIMVETSRRMWDLSDFLINTAGASQPLASATHSRHDDHEEIRRAIIAGDSLGAREAMARHILETIDLIRNDNKITD, from the coding sequence ATGAGTCTCGTGCAGTCTCGCAACACGGGCCGCATGGCCAACTCGATATACGAAACGCTGCGCGAACGACTGGTGTCTGGCGGGTATGCGCAAGGCTCGCGAATCTCGGTCGAAGCGCTCCGAACGGAGCTGTCCGTCAGCAAGCAGCCCGTAATGGAAGCCCTTCGCCTGCTATCTGCCGACGGTTTGGTGGACATCATTCCGCAGGTCGGATGCGTGACGTCTGTCTACCCGGTTCGCGAGATCGCCGACTTCTATGACATGTTCGCCGGCTTCGAAGGGGCGATCGCGGCGGCTGCCGCCGAACGCCGTGTTGATGCGCAACTATATGAGCTCGAAGAGATCTCGATCAGGATCGGAACTCTGCGAAGTCACCCGGACCCGGACGTGCGGGCGCGACAATATCGCGTCCTGAACCGTGACTTCCACGCCAAGATCCACGAGATGTCAGGATCTCGGATCATGGTCGAGACCAGCCGACGCATGTGGGATCTCAGCGATTTCCTGATCAACACGGCTGGCGCATCTCAGCCGCTTGCGTCGGCCACACATTCACGCCACGACGACCACGAGGAGATTCGGCGGGCCATTATTGCCGGAGACTCGCTCGGCGCACGCGAGGCGATGGCGCGCCACATCCTCGAGACCATCGACCTGATACGAAACGACAATAAGATCACCGACTAG
- a CDS encoding cytochrome P450 → MNLANDERFITSIQNVVPRVPRATRRPPGHYDPPEHGEYRAAIDPIFRRVNLRAHEESFQASATTLIAAMLERGHADAVQDLAAPFVVDCFASLLGVSADLAHHIRTVGVRYTFAIQDMDEQVVGECSAELYVIAENVYRARLSQRPDPSTDLVASLHAAALDPNTAITETTAIATVRQLIVAGMGAPQAVIGSSIAHLALDQSLQAYLRTHPEELPAAIEELLRLHSPYRVFARTASEDVVVHGRLVREGEPVAMLFPSGNRDGRVFEDPDVFKLNRKGNSHLAFGRGPHKCPAAAMGRREIAIALRTLLESTETFELSGDIKMMNWLEYGPRSVPLSLVPRETPEFR, encoded by the coding sequence GTGAACCTGGCCAACGACGAGCGATTCATCACATCCATCCAGAACGTAGTCCCCCGCGTGCCTCGAGCGACCCGAAGGCCGCCTGGTCATTACGACCCTCCCGAGCATGGCGAGTATCGCGCCGCAATCGATCCGATCTTCCGACGCGTGAACCTCCGCGCTCACGAGGAATCGTTCCAGGCAAGCGCAACGACACTCATCGCCGCGATGCTGGAACGCGGCCATGCGGACGCGGTTCAAGACCTCGCCGCGCCATTCGTCGTCGACTGTTTCGCCTCGTTGCTTGGCGTTTCCGCAGACCTCGCCCACCACATTCGCACGGTCGGCGTGCGCTACACCTTCGCCATTCAGGACATGGACGAACAGGTCGTCGGCGAGTGCAGCGCCGAGCTCTATGTCATCGCGGAGAACGTGTACCGTGCTCGGTTGTCTCAACGCCCCGATCCCTCAACCGACCTGGTTGCCAGCCTCCACGCCGCTGCACTCGATCCCAACACTGCCATCACTGAGACGACCGCGATCGCCACGGTCCGGCAGCTGATCGTTGCCGGAATGGGTGCCCCCCAAGCGGTCATCGGAAGCAGCATCGCTCACCTCGCACTCGACCAGTCGCTGCAGGCGTATCTACGCACGCATCCGGAAGAGCTTCCCGCAGCGATCGAGGAACTGCTCCGGCTGCATTCGCCCTATCGGGTGTTTGCTCGAACCGCGTCTGAAGACGTCGTGGTCCACGGTCGACTGGTCCGTGAAGGAGAGCCCGTTGCAATGCTCTTCCCATCCGGCAATCGGGATGGGCGGGTGTTCGAGGATCCGGATGTCTTCAAACTGAATCGTAAAGGGAACTCACACCTGGCCTTCGGGCGCGGACCCCACAAGTGCCCCGCCGCGGCAATGGGACGACGCGAGATTGCGATCGCGTTGCGAACACTCCTCGAGTCGACAGAAACCTTCGAGCTCTCTGGAGACATCAAGATGATGAACTGGCTGGAGTATGGGCCGCGTTCGGTCCCGCTCTCCCTCGTGCCCCGCGAAACGCCTGAGTTCCGCTGA
- a CDS encoding cytochrome P450 yields the protein MDTRTDLTNEFDPTYVETFDNTHEYYTDLRNNTPVAHSDKFGGFWAVFKYDDIIRVQTESVFSTSEKNVVPPATRNQGKRPPLHFDPPEHDMYRRPITPVFRKSRMDALEPDLRRFANELLDPLVAQSDFDFTKDFAEYFAALSFGLILKLPLEKMMQSRKVQVEYYRSQLAMDKPKVEAASDELYAIARELVDDRRENPGDPDEDLISALILAGDRGPVISDDMVVASIRQFLSASQAAPGAVLGSVIVHLSRDQELQSRLREDPALIPDAIEEFLRLYAPYRVFARAPIRDVEIGGRIVLAGEPIAMMFPSANRDEAIFENPHEFQIDRKPNKHIAFGRGPHRCPAAALARAELRIAMEAILEKTASIELAGEVVMSGWLEFGPSSTPIRVTPATSHPR from the coding sequence ATGGACACCCGAACTGATCTGACCAACGAGTTCGACCCCACGTATGTCGAAACGTTTGACAACACTCACGAGTACTACACCGATCTTCGCAACAACACACCAGTGGCGCACAGCGACAAGTTCGGCGGGTTCTGGGCCGTGTTCAAGTACGACGACATCATTCGAGTGCAAACCGAGAGTGTCTTCAGTACGTCGGAGAAAAACGTGGTGCCGCCGGCGACGCGCAATCAAGGCAAGCGCCCGCCCCTGCACTTCGATCCGCCTGAGCATGACATGTATAGGCGACCCATCACGCCGGTCTTCCGCAAGTCACGGATGGACGCGCTTGAACCGGATTTGCGCCGATTTGCGAACGAGCTCTTGGACCCCCTCGTCGCCCAGAGCGACTTCGATTTCACGAAGGATTTTGCCGAGTACTTTGCGGCGCTCTCGTTCGGTCTCATCCTGAAACTGCCTCTCGAGAAGATGATGCAGTCGCGCAAGGTGCAAGTGGAGTACTACCGCTCTCAGTTGGCCATGGACAAGCCGAAGGTAGAAGCCGCCAGCGACGAGCTGTATGCGATCGCTCGCGAGCTCGTCGATGATCGCCGAGAGAACCCGGGTGACCCTGATGAAGACCTGATCTCGGCACTCATTCTTGCCGGTGACCGGGGCCCAGTCATCTCGGACGACATGGTCGTCGCCAGCATCCGTCAGTTCTTGTCCGCTTCGCAAGCCGCACCGGGTGCGGTGCTCGGCAGCGTCATCGTTCATCTCTCGCGCGATCAAGAATTGCAGAGCCGATTGCGCGAAGATCCCGCTTTGATTCCGGATGCGATAGAGGAGTTCTTGCGCCTGTACGCGCCCTATCGGGTGTTCGCTCGGGCTCCGATTCGTGATGTCGAGATCGGCGGTCGAATCGTCCTGGCCGGCGAACCGATTGCGATGATGTTCCCGTCAGCGAACCGAGACGAGGCGATTTTCGAGAATCCGCACGAGTTCCAGATCGATCGGAAGCCCAACAAGCACATCGCCTTTGGAAGAGGACCGCACCGATGCCCCGCGGCTGCCCTCGCTCGCGCAGAACTACGCATCGCGATGGAAGCGATCCTGGAGAAGACCGCGTCCATCGAGTTGGCCGGTGAGGTCGTCATGTCGGGGTGGCTCGAGTTCGGTCCGTCTTCGACACCGATTCGCGTCACACCGGCGACATCGCATCCCCGCTGA
- a CDS encoding ABC transporter permease, with protein sequence MSRVWLVISQVLFVVAILVGWELAASTGVLNSFLVGQPSKIAQQLGLWIADGSIWFNTGATVFTTFLGYVAALVVGVIIGSFIGSSAMMEKIAAPFLSFWQGFPRLVFYPFFAVMLGYSIASRAVHVAFVIVFVIIVATATGVASADRDVRQHARILGASPTRIFVDVDLPSATAWIAASARVTFGLAIQAAIVAEFTGAQNGLGYLMVLGQNSFNVNVIWAATSIAVFVAFAIDMLIVRSQRYFDRWAVRADSA encoded by the coding sequence ATGTCTCGTGTGTGGCTCGTGATCTCGCAGGTCCTCTTCGTCGTGGCGATCCTCGTCGGGTGGGAGTTGGCGGCGTCAACGGGCGTGCTCAATTCGTTCCTGGTCGGTCAACCGTCCAAGATTGCCCAGCAGCTGGGTCTGTGGATTGCTGACGGAAGCATCTGGTTCAACACCGGCGCGACCGTCTTCACCACCTTCCTCGGATATGTCGCAGCTCTGGTCGTCGGTGTGATCATCGGGTCGTTCATCGGATCGAGCGCCATGATGGAAAAGATCGCGGCGCCGTTCCTCTCGTTCTGGCAAGGGTTCCCGCGACTCGTTTTCTATCCGTTCTTCGCCGTGATGCTCGGCTACTCGATCGCGTCGCGTGCTGTGCATGTTGCGTTCGTGATCGTGTTCGTGATCATCGTCGCGACCGCAACCGGCGTCGCCAGCGCCGATCGCGACGTTCGGCAGCACGCACGCATACTGGGCGCCAGCCCGACCCGCATTTTCGTAGATGTCGACCTTCCGTCTGCCACCGCGTGGATCGCCGCATCCGCTCGGGTCACATTCGGGTTGGCGATTCAAGCAGCGATCGTTGCTGAGTTCACCGGGGCACAGAACGGCCTCGGCTACCTCATGGTCCTCGGCCAGAACAGCTTCAACGTCAACGTGATCTGGGCTGCTACGAGCATCGCGGTCTTCGTCGCGTTCGCCATAGACATGCTCATCGTCCGCTCACAGCGGTACTTCGACCGATGGGCTGTTCGGGCCGATTCGGCTTGA
- a CDS encoding ABC transporter permease encodes MGTETRAIAVEVPPRSAVGKIVGIQFAIGAAFVLIWQLIGEVPGVATLIGTPLGTLAQLGEWVFDPEFWGNVATTVMNAFVGFLIGVIGACVFLALTYPIRLVRRFVSPFLAVLNAVPRVALAPLFIVWFGIGSGSSIAFVVAMIFLMIYINIFTGLSTIDQVYVHNAQMLGARGWQLAQSVYIPAVGTWIMSSLRLAAIWSVLGAAVAEYLAGSRGLGGYLARGGVLGEPDMLIAAAIVIAIISLIADALLSRLEKRYARWRLF; translated from the coding sequence ATGGGAACTGAGACCCGCGCCATCGCGGTCGAAGTCCCACCACGGTCCGCCGTTGGAAAGATCGTCGGCATCCAGTTCGCCATCGGTGCCGCGTTCGTCCTCATCTGGCAGCTCATCGGCGAGGTGCCGGGCGTTGCGACGCTGATTGGGACGCCGCTCGGAACGCTCGCGCAACTGGGAGAGTGGGTCTTCGATCCCGAGTTCTGGGGAAATGTCGCCACGACGGTGATGAACGCGTTCGTCGGATTCCTCATCGGCGTGATCGGAGCATGCGTGTTCCTCGCGCTGACCTACCCGATACGGCTGGTGCGACGCTTCGTCAGTCCCTTCCTCGCGGTATTGAACGCCGTGCCGAGGGTCGCGCTCGCCCCGCTGTTCATCGTCTGGTTCGGCATCGGATCCGGGTCGAGCATCGCATTCGTGGTCGCCATGATCTTCCTGATGATCTACATCAACATCTTCACGGGCTTGTCCACCATCGACCAGGTTTATGTGCACAACGCTCAGATGTTGGGCGCTCGTGGTTGGCAGCTGGCTCAGTCCGTGTATATCCCCGCCGTCGGCACGTGGATCATGTCCAGCCTGAGACTGGCGGCGATCTGGTCTGTGCTGGGGGCCGCCGTCGCTGAGTATCTCGCGGGCTCTCGCGGATTGGGCGGTTACCTCGCCCGCGGTGGTGTGCTCGGGGAACCCGACATGCTGATCGCCGCAGCCATCGTGATCGCGATCATCTCGCTCATCGCGGACGCTCTGCTCTCGAGACTTGAGAAGCGCTACGCCAGATGGAGGTTGTTCTGA
- a CDS encoding ABC transporter ATP-binding protein, with protein MTDAIARAETKTVSNSQHPGAPAPAVELIDVSQTFRTKSGPHLAVRDIDLTVNEGEFVSVVGPSGCGKSTILYMVAGLRPPTSGEVHVLGKRVTAQTGPDLDVGFVFQKDAVLPWKTALQNVALGLRYRGASKRSAEADATEWLARVGLAGFGDRYPAQLSGGMRKRVAIAASLVLTPKVLLMDEPFSALDAQTRMIMENDLLSIWEETKQTVIFVTHDLEEAVGLSDRVITMTAGPGTILSDRASGLPRPRDLQEVRFEPAFTRLHEMLWEDLREQVQIASSRASAAGVGDGN; from the coding sequence GTGACTGACGCCATCGCACGAGCGGAGACCAAGACCGTGAGCAACAGCCAGCATCCAGGCGCGCCAGCGCCGGCAGTCGAGCTCATAGACGTCTCGCAGACGTTCAGGACGAAGTCAGGTCCCCACCTCGCGGTACGTGACATCGACCTCACCGTCAACGAGGGCGAGTTCGTATCAGTCGTGGGCCCGTCGGGGTGTGGAAAATCCACGATCCTGTACATGGTTGCGGGTCTGCGCCCGCCCACGAGCGGCGAGGTTCATGTGCTCGGAAAACGAGTGACTGCTCAGACCGGTCCCGACCTGGACGTCGGGTTCGTGTTCCAGAAGGACGCAGTGCTCCCCTGGAAGACGGCTCTTCAAAACGTCGCGCTCGGTCTGCGCTATCGCGGCGCCTCAAAGCGATCCGCCGAAGCCGACGCAACCGAGTGGCTCGCCCGAGTGGGACTGGCGGGCTTTGGCGATCGCTATCCTGCCCAACTCTCTGGCGGAATGCGCAAGCGAGTGGCGATTGCAGCATCGCTCGTTCTCACCCCGAAAGTGCTGCTGATGGACGAGCCCTTCAGCGCACTCGACGCACAGACCCGGATGATCATGGAGAACGACCTGCTGAGCATCTGGGAGGAGACGAAGCAGACCGTCATTTTCGTCACACACGATCTTGAAGAGGCTGTCGGGCTGTCCGATCGTGTGATCACAATGACAGCCGGACCTGGCACGATTCTGTCGGATCGGGCCAGCGGGCTCCCGCGGCCACGTGACCTCCAAGAGGTACGTTTCGAGCCGGCATTCACTCGCCTTCACGAAATGCTGTGGGAGGACCTCAGGGAACAGGTCCAGATCGCCAGTTCCCGAGCGTCCGCGGCCGGAGTCGGCGATGGGAACTGA
- a CDS encoding ABC transporter substrate-binding protein, producing the protein MRNQKAKIGAASIALAALALTGCASGAPSSDDGGTAAPDTLRVGIFHPDVTFAAFYAATGEDGALTKALEDNGVELQIEYIPSGSNLMAALNGGTLDAALVPATALLAVSSQGGDVAPLAGIYTGAGQMIIGASQYEDTRGEDVDAFDGATWAFTRVGSIGHAVARMTAEEAGLDWADQTELPLGSGSEAQAVLETNRADILVTSPVNAARAVESGVGYLVANSEADEDAPLGMALNTVLAVNGGFEKKYPEFSQVLTTGVLDGLVELKDLTDPEEALALMPPEFVEAVSDSWDLQWEYAHAGIQRAGGVFTETEVEQGVESALLSAAVPEDFKLDETFFDNTYARAAFDALGVEIPEGAL; encoded by the coding sequence ATGAGGAACCAGAAGGCAAAAATCGGAGCCGCGAGCATCGCGCTCGCCGCACTCGCACTCACCGGTTGCGCATCCGGCGCGCCGTCATCAGACGATGGGGGGACCGCTGCTCCCGACACGTTGCGGGTGGGGATCTTCCACCCCGACGTGACGTTCGCCGCCTTCTACGCGGCCACTGGTGAGGATGGTGCGCTCACCAAAGCCCTGGAGGATAACGGGGTCGAACTTCAGATCGAGTACATCCCCTCGGGCTCAAATCTCATGGCCGCCCTGAACGGCGGCACCCTGGATGCGGCTCTGGTCCCCGCCACCGCCCTGCTGGCTGTCAGCAGCCAGGGAGGCGACGTCGCTCCGCTTGCAGGTATCTACACGGGCGCGGGACAGATGATCATCGGCGCCTCTCAATACGAGGACACCCGCGGAGAAGATGTCGACGCGTTCGACGGAGCTACGTGGGCGTTCACTCGTGTCGGCAGCATCGGTCATGCCGTGGCCCGAATGACCGCCGAGGAGGCTGGCCTGGACTGGGCGGACCAGACAGAACTTCCGCTGGGAAGCGGATCCGAAGCCCAGGCGGTGCTCGAGACGAATCGAGCGGACATCCTCGTCACCTCGCCCGTGAACGCGGCCCGCGCCGTCGAGAGCGGTGTCGGCTACTTGGTCGCCAATAGCGAAGCGGACGAAGATGCCCCCCTGGGGATGGCCTTGAACACCGTACTCGCTGTCAACGGAGGCTTCGAAAAGAAATATCCGGAGTTCTCGCAGGTGCTCACTACCGGCGTGCTGGATGGACTAGTCGAATTGAAGGACCTGACCGATCCCGAAGAAGCACTTGCCTTGATGCCCCCCGAATTCGTGGAGGCCGTCAGCGACAGCTGGGACCTCCAGTGGGAGTATGCACACGCCGGGATCCAGCGCGCCGGCGGCGTGTTCACGGAGACCGAAGTCGAACAGGGCGTGGAATCGGCCCTGCTTTCTGCTGCGGTACCCGAGGACTTCAAACTCGACGAGACGTTCTTCGACAACACCTACGCCCGCGCCGCATTCGACGCGCTCGGTGTCGAGATCCCGGAAGGGGCATTGTGA